One region of Oncorhynchus nerka isolate Pitt River linkage group LG22, Oner_Uvic_2.0, whole genome shotgun sequence genomic DNA includes:
- the LOC115104559 gene encoding corticoliberin-1-like codes for MKLNLLVTTVVLLVAFLPRYECRAVESPDDVQRSTAPQPDAQQQSLPLLTRLGEEYYIRLGNGNRNSAASAPKVMHPEGSPAVYNRALQLQLTQRLLQGKVGDINRFISGFANQLDDSMERGRRSDDPPISLDLTFHMLRQMMEMSRAEQLQQQAHSNRKMMEIFGK; via the coding sequence ATGAAGCTCAATTTACTTGTCACCACCGTGGTTCTGCTGGTTGCCTTCTTACCGCGCTATGAATGTAGGGCTGTCGAGAGTCCTGACGATGTCCAGCGCTCCACCGCTCCACAGCCCGACGCGCAGCAACAGTCTCTTCCCCTCCTGACGCGACTCGGAGAGGAATACTACATCCGACTGGGCAACGGGAACCGCAACTCTGCCGCGTCCGCACCGAAAGTCATGCACCCCGAGGGCTCCCCAGCGGTCTACAACAGAGCCTTGCAGCTCCAGCTGACGCAGCGCCTTCTACAAGGCAAAGTTGGGGACATCAATAGGTTCATCAGCGGCTTCGCGAACCAGCTCGACGACtcgatggagagggggaggaggtccGACGACCCGCCGATATCTCTAGATCTCACGTTCCACATGCTTCGACAGATGATGGAGATGTCCAGAGCGGAACAGTTACAGCAACAAGCCCATAGCAACAGAAAAATGATGGAGATCTTCGGGAAATGA